A DNA window from Sphingomonas profundi contains the following coding sequences:
- a CDS encoding M15 family metallopeptidase, producing MSTVFPREKDALAFYGSPGTGHVRIRPPYQLWFGDQKVSSILIHGKCADSALRAMERIAATYSPADIHRLGFDAFAGCFNDRDKRGGTTKSMHAYACAIDWNAGRNPLRADHRTASFARPECRAFLDAWEAEGWVSLGRARDYDWMHVQAARL from the coding sequence ATGTCGACGGTATTCCCGCGCGAGAAGGACGCGCTTGCCTTCTACGGCTCGCCCGGCACCGGGCACGTGCGGATCAGGCCGCCGTATCAGCTCTGGTTCGGCGACCAGAAGGTCTCCTCGATCCTGATCCACGGCAAGTGCGCCGATAGCGCGCTGCGCGCCATGGAGCGGATCGCCGCCACGTACAGCCCGGCCGACATCCACCGGCTCGGCTTCGACGCGTTCGCCGGCTGCTTCAACGATCGCGACAAGCGCGGCGGCACGACGAAGTCGATGCACGCCTATGCCTGCGCGATCGACTGGAACGCCGGCCGCAATCCACTGCGCGCCGATCATCGCACGGCCTCGTTCGCCCGACCGGAGTGCAGGGCCTTCCTCGACGCCTGGGAGGCGGAGGGCTGGGTCAGCCTCGGCCGGGCCCGGGACTATGACTGGATGCACGTCCAGGCGGCGCGGCTGTGA